In the Streptomyces fradiae ATCC 10745 = DSM 40063 genome, AGCGGCGGCGCAGGTCGTCGTCCTGGATGAGCGCGAGCAGCGCCCCGGCGACGGCGTCCGCGTCGCCCGGGGGGACGAGCCGGCCGTCGACGCCGTCCTCGATGATCTCGCGGGGGCCGTGTGGGCAGTCGGTGGAGACCACCGGCAGGCCGCAGCGCATCGCCTCCACGATGGTCATGCCGAACGCCTCCAGGCGGGAGGTGACGGCGGCGACGGAGCCCTTGACCCACTCGGGCTCCAGGGGGTTGGCCGGGCCCATCAGGTAGACGTGGTTGTGCAGCCCGTGGCGCTCGACGAGCGCGCGCAGGGCGCCGCGCTCGTTGCCGGTGGCGTCGCCGGAGCCGTAGATCCGCAGCCGCCAGTCGGGGCGGGCGGCGACGACCTTCGCGAACGCCTCGACCAGCAGGTCGTACCGCTTGACCTTGGTGAGCCGGCCGGCGGCGACGACCCACTTGGCGGTGGAGTCGGCCGGTTCGACGGCCGGAGCGGGGACGCTGTTGGGGACGGCGGCGATCCGGACGCCGGGCAGCCTGAGCCGGGTGCGGTACGAGCGGGCGTCGGCCTCGGTGACGGTGGTGACGGCGTCGAGCAGCGGGTAGCGGAAGCCGATCTCGCGGCGCAGCCGGTAGCCGTGGCTGTCGAGGGTCAGGTGCTCCTGGCCGACGCGGACGGGGCCGCGGCGGGTCTGCCGGGCGATGTGCACGTTGAGGCCGGGGC is a window encoding:
- a CDS encoding glycosyltransferase family 4 protein — its product is MHISFLLHNAYGIGGTIRTTFNLAEALAARHDVDIVSVFRHRDEPTLGAPAGVTMKHLVDLRKHSPGYDGDHPDYGRPAQVFPRGDGRWKQYSRLTDARIAAHLRTVEADVVVGTRPGLNVHIARQTRRGPVRVGQEHLTLDSHGYRLRREIGFRYPLLDAVTTVTEADARSYRTRLRLPGVRIAAVPNSVPAPAVEPADSTAKWVVAAGRLTKVKRYDLLVEAFAKVVAARPDWRLRIYGSGDATGNERGALRALVERHGLHNHVYLMGPANPLEPEWVKGSVAAVTSRLEAFGMTIVEAMRCGLPVVSTDCPHGPREIIEDGVDGRLVPPGDADAVAGALLALIQDDDLRRRYGRAALEASSRFDPVRIAERHEALYAELVARGGGAGSRGRGRDALHRARGAVLDLAYTARYRAADVLRKGKPA